One window of Flavobacteriales bacterium genomic DNA carries:
- a CDS encoding TolC family protein: MDKARYILLPWLCLFALHTSAQTMSLGMVLDSITAHHPALLMADADIKAMDAEAKGARNWMPTQLGTGFNMTPYDASTWQKGANGMNGMGSYMFSIQQMFPKAGQLNANADYMGRLASVGREDSVSTLADLRAQAEVSYNAWLVGLKKLEVLRKDKALLQAMVVNAEQRYRDGSSALGAYYKATAAVGEADRMISVVSAGIDQQRIALNTLMARDPLLVFTIDTTYVIRDYATQPLDTAAFNADRSDLRAIDRRIGIAAAQADLARTDLKPDFGLRYDHMIGFGGSYDMFNLMAMVSVPLPWSTRSAKARATGFELRGQALREQKVMKRNELMGAAHQLLAELKAGREQMDLYANVIIPGAQRNLDAVRLGYAQQTDDLFTYYDAWETVYSAELARLDRLLEILNAQARLERVLQINSATP; this comes from the coding sequence ATGGACAAAGCACGATATATCCTCCTCCCGTGGCTGTGCCTCTTCGCATTGCACACCTCCGCCCAGACGATGAGCTTGGGCATGGTGCTGGACAGCATCACCGCGCACCACCCGGCCCTGCTGATGGCGGATGCGGATATCAAGGCCATGGACGCGGAGGCGAAAGGCGCACGCAACTGGATGCCCACGCAGCTCGGTACCGGATTCAACATGACACCCTATGATGCCTCGACCTGGCAAAAAGGAGCCAATGGAATGAATGGCATGGGCAGCTACATGTTCTCCATCCAGCAGATGTTCCCCAAGGCCGGCCAGCTGAATGCGAACGCCGACTACATGGGCCGCTTGGCATCCGTGGGGCGTGAGGACAGCGTGAGCACCTTGGCCGACCTGCGCGCACAGGCCGAAGTCAGCTACAACGCGTGGCTCGTGGGGTTGAAGAAGCTCGAAGTGCTGCGCAAGGACAAGGCCTTGCTGCAAGCGATGGTGGTGAACGCCGAGCAACGATACCGCGACGGCAGTAGCGCCCTCGGGGCCTACTACAAGGCCACCGCCGCCGTGGGCGAGGCCGATCGCATGATCTCCGTGGTCTCCGCCGGGATCGATCAGCAACGGATCGCCTTGAACACCCTGATGGCGCGCGACCCGCTGCTTGTGTTCACCATCGACACCACATACGTCATCCGGGACTATGCCACCCAGCCGTTGGACACCGCGGCGTTCAATGCCGACCGCAGCGACCTGCGCGCGATCGACCGGCGCATCGGCATCGCTGCCGCCCAAGCGGACTTGGCGCGTACGGACCTCAAACCGGACTTCGGCTTGCGCTATGACCACATGATCGGCTTCGGTGGATCCTACGATATGTTCAACCTGATGGCGATGGTGAGCGTGCCGCTGCCGTGGTCCACGCGTTCCGCAAAGGCCCGCGCCACCGGCTTCGAGCTGCGTGGCCAGGCCCTCCGCGAGCAGAAGGTGATGAAACGGAATGAACTGATGGGCGCCGCGCATCAGCTCTTAGCCGAATTGAAGGCCGGTCGCGAGCAGATGGACCTTTATGCGAACGTGATCATCCCCGGGGCGCAGCGCAATCTCGACGCCGTGCGCTTGGGCTATGCGCAACAGACCGATGACCTCTTCACCTACTACGATGCGTGGGAAACCGTCTACTCTGCGGAGTTGGCCCGGCTGGACCGCCTGCTCGAGATCCTGAACGCACAGGCTCGCTTGGAACGCGTGCTGCAGATCAATTCAGCAACCCCATGA
- a CDS encoding DUF2231 domain-containing protein has translation MNTWELHPAFVHFPIALLLSGVVLDLYGWRKKRVDLSRVAFGLIVAGVITGLLTIITGVMAYYTVPAHTEAAHERMTWHIWIQSIAIGVFGLMCLLRWKRRKSLVAPSALFLSVSAAVLLIVGSYLGAWIVYRGGAGVDPAILSHEVREGHHHHHGGEMDDDHDGDHHDGDHHDDDHDEDQHH, from the coding sequence ATGAACACCTGGGAGCTCCATCCGGCCTTCGTCCACTTTCCGATCGCGCTGCTGCTGAGCGGCGTGGTACTGGACCTCTATGGTTGGCGAAAGAAGCGGGTGGACCTTTCACGCGTGGCCTTCGGGTTGATCGTGGCAGGGGTGATAACGGGCCTCTTGACGATCATTACGGGTGTGATGGCCTACTACACAGTGCCCGCCCACACCGAGGCTGCGCACGAGCGCATGACCTGGCACATCTGGATCCAGTCCATCGCCATCGGGGTGTTCGGGCTGATGTGCCTGCTGCGCTGGAAGCGGAGAAAAAGCCTCGTCGCGCCAAGTGCCTTGTTCCTGAGCGTGTCGGCGGCGGTGCTGCTGATCGTTGGTTCTTACCTCGGTGCATGGATCGTCTATCGCGGCGGTGCCGGGGTGGATCCCGCGATCCTTTCCCACGAAGTGCGCGAAGGGCACCACCATCATCACGGCGGGGAGATGGACGATGACCACGACGGCGATCATCATGATGGGGATCATCACGATGACGATCACGACGAAGACCAGCATCATTGA
- a CDS encoding efflux RND transporter permease subunit: protein MVHALIRFALRNRYLVLLTAAALFGWGIYSVQRNPVDAIPDLSENQVIVFTEWMGRSPQVVEDQVTYPLVSNLQGIPHVKDIRATSMFGMSFVYVVFDDDEDIYAARTRVLEKLNYAQRALPPGVTPSLGPDGTGVGHIFWYHLNAPGMDLGEQRALQDWYVKFALQTVPGVAEVASFGGFEKQYQLVIDPLKLQYYGLSMKDVMDKVKANNNEVGGRKFEMSDMAYIIRGLGYIKSKADIERIALTERNGIAVRVSDVGTVQMGGDLRLGIFDENGDGEVVGGIVVMRYGANADQVIQDVKAKMKDVQKGLPEGVTFRTSYDRSTLIDEAIASVKGTLIEEMIAVSLVVLLFLFHWRSALIILIQLPISVAISFILLQAFGISSNIMSLTGIALAIGVVVDDGIVMVENAYRHLSEEQLKKMPLPQKVALGWRSWFTRRPDPLGADERASIIERAAVQVGPGVFYSTIVVIASFLPVFMLTGMEGKLFHPLAWTKTFILLVDAFLAITLTPVLVTLLLRGRMRPESANPINRFLERLYTPVLRWCMHWRRTTLAINIAALAIGGFMLTRLGTEFMPPLDEGSILFMPVTLPDISNAEIKRILQTQDKLITSVPEVDHVLGKAGRASTATDNSPISMIETLIMLKPRDQWRPGMRKADIIAELNAKMQIPGVTNGWTQPIINRINMLSTGVRTDVGLKIYGQQLDTIYAVAQRLKKALVGIDGVKDLYVEPITGGKYLDVSIKRDELGRYGLTVDDVNAMVETAIGGLPITTTIEGRQRFSVSARFGQDYRNDLPDLRPLPVQTMSFGAIPLEAVADVSLSDGPSMINSENAMLRGMVLFNVRDRDMGSTVNEAQQRIAALHQPLPKGYYMEWSGQWQNQIHANRTLKLVLPIVLIIIVLVLYFTYRSVKEALLTLITVPFALIGGVFMVYFYGINLSVAVAVGFIALFGMAVETAMIMTIYLNEAMLELVKKKGNSSDTITNADLREYVFDGAAKRLRPKLMTVSVALFGLIPILWATGAGSDVMLPIVVPLIGGTLTSSIYVLLVTPIVFEMTKERELKRHGKIEIIEAQ, encoded by the coding sequence ATGGTACACGCCCTCATCCGCTTCGCACTCCGCAACCGCTATTTGGTGCTGTTGACTGCCGCCGCCTTGTTCGGCTGGGGCATCTACTCGGTGCAGCGCAACCCCGTGGACGCCATCCCGGACCTCTCGGAGAACCAAGTGATCGTCTTCACGGAGTGGATGGGGCGCAGCCCGCAGGTGGTGGAGGACCAGGTGACCTATCCCTTGGTGAGCAACCTGCAGGGCATTCCGCATGTGAAGGACATCCGGGCCACATCGATGTTCGGGATGAGCTTCGTGTACGTGGTGTTCGACGACGATGAGGACATTTATGCGGCGCGCACGCGGGTACTGGAGAAGTTGAACTACGCCCAGCGCGCCTTGCCGCCCGGGGTCACGCCGAGCCTCGGCCCCGACGGCACCGGCGTGGGCCACATCTTCTGGTACCATTTGAACGCGCCCGGGATGGATCTCGGCGAGCAGCGCGCCTTGCAGGATTGGTACGTGAAATTCGCGTTGCAAACGGTGCCGGGCGTGGCGGAAGTGGCCTCGTTCGGCGGCTTCGAGAAGCAGTACCAGTTGGTGATCGACCCGCTGAAGCTCCAGTATTACGGCCTGTCCATGAAGGATGTGATGGACAAGGTGAAGGCGAACAACAACGAGGTGGGCGGGCGCAAGTTCGAGATGTCGGACATGGCCTACATCATCCGCGGGCTGGGCTACATCAAGAGCAAGGCGGACATCGAGCGCATTGCGCTTACCGAGCGCAACGGCATCGCGGTGCGCGTCAGCGATGTGGGCACGGTGCAGATGGGCGGCGACCTGCGCCTCGGGATCTTCGACGAGAACGGGGACGGGGAAGTAGTGGGCGGCATCGTGGTGATGCGCTACGGGGCCAATGCCGACCAAGTGATCCAGGATGTAAAAGCGAAGATGAAGGACGTGCAAAAAGGCTTGCCCGAAGGGGTGACCTTCCGCACCTCGTACGACCGGAGCACGTTGATCGACGAGGCGATCGCTTCCGTGAAAGGCACCTTGATCGAGGAGATGATCGCGGTGTCCCTCGTGGTGCTGCTCTTCCTCTTCCATTGGCGCAGCGCGTTGATCATCCTTATTCAGTTACCGATCTCCGTGGCGATCAGTTTCATCCTCCTGCAGGCCTTCGGCATCTCGTCCAACATCATGTCGCTCACGGGAATTGCCTTGGCCATCGGGGTGGTAGTGGACGATGGCATCGTGATGGTGGAGAACGCGTATCGGCATCTTTCCGAGGAACAGTTGAAGAAGATGCCGCTGCCGCAGAAGGTGGCCTTGGGCTGGCGCTCGTGGTTCACGCGCCGGCCGGACCCGCTGGGCGCGGATGAACGGGCCTCCATCATCGAGCGGGCCGCTGTGCAGGTGGGTCCGGGCGTGTTCTATTCCACCATCGTGGTGATCGCGTCCTTCCTGCCGGTCTTCATGCTCACCGGCATGGAAGGCAAGCTCTTCCATCCGCTGGCCTGGACCAAGACCTTCATCCTGCTGGTGGACGCCTTCCTCGCGATCACCCTCACCCCGGTGCTGGTAACGCTGCTGCTACGGGGCCGGATGCGCCCGGAATCCGCCAATCCCATCAACCGCTTTCTGGAGCGGCTCTACACTCCGGTGCTCCGGTGGTGCATGCACTGGCGGCGCACCACGTTGGCGATCAACATCGCGGCGCTGGCCATCGGCGGCTTCATGCTTACCCGCTTGGGCACGGAGTTCATGCCGCCCTTGGATGAAGGTTCTATCCTCTTCATGCCCGTCACCTTGCCGGACATTTCCAACGCGGAGATCAAACGGATCCTACAAACGCAGGACAAGTTGATCACTTCCGTGCCCGAGGTGGACCATGTGCTGGGCAAGGCCGGGCGGGCGAGCACGGCCACGGACAATTCCCCCATCAGCATGATCGAGACGCTGATCATGCTGAAGCCGCGGGACCAGTGGCGGCCGGGCATGCGCAAGGCGGACATCATCGCGGAGCTGAACGCGAAGATGCAGATCCCGGGCGTCACCAACGGATGGACGCAGCCGATCATCAACCGGATCAACATGCTCTCCACTGGCGTGCGCACCGACGTGGGCCTGAAGATCTACGGGCAGCAGTTGGACACCATCTACGCCGTGGCCCAGCGCCTGAAGAAAGCATTGGTCGGCATCGACGGGGTGAAGGACCTCTACGTGGAACCGATCACCGGCGGAAAGTATCTCGACGTCTCCATCAAACGCGACGAGCTGGGCCGCTACGGATTGACGGTGGACGACGTGAACGCCATGGTGGAAACGGCCATCGGGGGCCTGCCCATCACCACCACCATCGAAGGGCGACAGCGGTTCAGCGTCAGCGCGCGCTTCGGGCAGGACTACCGGAACGACCTGCCCGATTTGCGACCGCTGCCCGTGCAGACCATGTCCTTCGGTGCCATACCGCTGGAGGCCGTGGCGGACGTGTCCCTCAGCGATGGCCCTTCGATGATCAACTCGGAAAACGCGATGTTGCGCGGCATGGTGCTGTTCAACGTGCGGGATCGGGACATGGGCAGTACGGTCAACGAGGCGCAGCAGCGGATCGCCGCGCTGCACCAGCCACTGCCCAAGGGCTACTACATGGAGTGGAGCGGGCAATGGCAGAACCAGATCCACGCGAACCGGACGCTCAAGCTCGTGCTCCCGATCGTGCTGATCATCATCGTGCTGGTGCTCTACTTCACCTACCGCTCGGTGAAGGAGGCCCTGCTCACCTTGATCACCGTGCCCTTCGCACTGATCGGCGGGGTGTTCATGGTCTACTTCTACGGCATCAACCTGTCAGTGGCGGTGGCGGTGGGCTTCATCGCGCTCTTCGGCATGGCGGTGGAAACGGCGATGATCATGACGATCTACCTCAACGAGGCGATGCTGGAGCTGGTAAAGAAGAAGGGCAACAGCAGCGACACCATCACCAATGCGGACCTGCGGGAATATGTCTTCGACGGAGCGGCCAAGCGCCTGCGCCCGAAACTGATGACCGTATCGGTGGCGCTCTTCGGCCTCATCCCCATCCTGTGGGCCACCGGCGCGGGCTCGGACGTGATGCTGCCGATCGTGGTACCGTTGATCGGCGGCACGCTCACCTCCTCTATCTACGTGCTCCTGGTAACGCCTATTGTTTTCGAGATGACCAAAGAGCGGGAGCTGAAACGCCACGGAAAGATCGAGATCATCGAAGCGCAATGA
- a CDS encoding T9SS type A sorting domain-containing protein: protein MKKLLPLVLGMLLFPGLLQAQVPITIDILTDAYGYEGYWQLVPDGSACGSNTIAFGGNSAVGCNGGGAQNQTPGGYGNNLSITSGPYDLTDGATYSLIVVDDWGDGGIHYNVRANGFLIGEFAATGTGNTFSFVAALPAALDLGLSDLSNPKYAFANQPITVSGTLRNRGTATITSMDLNYTIDGGTPVVASLTGLSIAAGDMYAFQHSTPWTPTQTGTYDLDVWASNLNGAADQVPGNDHAMMQEVINEPIPNIIDQYFYGTPTFTTVGSSSDQVSSPRDLDFHQDLARNELWVINKGTENSGGSTVTFFDAGETDMTHEYKQDGNAWHFMSLPTAIAMSDNGNFATSPGVYDANHDGGTPFTGPSLWSSDMSIYAEPSGGNGSHLDMLHESPYSQGIASETLNRFWVVDGNLGDIVMYDFEQPHEPGGSDHSDAVIHRFNAFTITKDPNNNVVSHCVLDHNTNWLYVVDFGGHRVLRLDIHSGTVGAPPTFGPHEPFAEYETITGATWEPVITTGLVQPAGIEVIDDRLLVSDNATGDILIYDLNSTPPFTQVGTIATGTPGIMGIKVGPDGRLWYVNTPNNEVVRIDPAENVGIAENTLPTLSAHPNPTTGMVYLAGLSAVDRTATLDVLDITGSSVLSLPVSTASNGIDLNGLANGVYGVRIREYSRSMVRIVVEH from the coding sequence ATGAAGAAGCTTTTACCCCTCGTATTGGGAATGCTGCTGTTCCCCGGACTGCTGCAAGCTCAAGTACCCATCACCATAGACATCCTGACCGATGCCTACGGTTATGAAGGTTATTGGCAATTGGTCCCTGACGGATCCGCTTGCGGTAGCAACACCATCGCATTCGGCGGCAACAGCGCCGTGGGCTGCAACGGTGGCGGCGCGCAGAACCAGACCCCCGGTGGATATGGGAACAACCTGTCGATTACATCAGGTCCGTACGACCTCACCGACGGTGCCACGTACAGTTTGATCGTCGTTGACGATTGGGGCGATGGCGGCATCCACTACAACGTGCGTGCGAACGGTTTTCTCATCGGGGAGTTCGCTGCCACCGGAACGGGTAACACCTTCTCATTCGTGGCGGCACTGCCCGCTGCACTGGACCTCGGCCTCAGCGACCTGAGCAACCCGAAGTACGCCTTCGCGAACCAGCCCATCACTGTTTCGGGGACGCTCCGGAACCGCGGTACAGCTACCATCACCTCGATGGACCTGAACTACACCATCGATGGTGGCACGCCAGTGGTCGCTTCACTCACGGGTCTCAGCATCGCCGCTGGTGATATGTACGCTTTCCAGCACAGTACGCCTTGGACACCGACGCAGACCGGCACCTACGACCTGGACGTGTGGGCCAGCAACCTGAACGGTGCTGCGGACCAAGTACCGGGAAACGACCATGCCATGATGCAGGAGGTGATCAACGAACCGATCCCGAACATCATCGACCAATACTTCTATGGTACGCCCACCTTCACCACCGTGGGCAGCAGCAGCGACCAAGTGAGTTCGCCACGCGACCTCGATTTTCATCAGGACCTCGCTCGCAATGAGCTCTGGGTGATCAACAAGGGCACGGAGAACTCCGGCGGAAGCACTGTCACCTTCTTCGATGCCGGTGAAACGGACATGACCCATGAATACAAGCAGGATGGAAATGCATGGCACTTCATGAGCTTGCCCACGGCCATCGCCATGTCCGACAACGGCAACTTCGCCACCTCGCCCGGCGTCTATGACGCCAATCACGACGGGGGTACACCGTTCACCGGCCCGTCGCTCTGGAGCTCGGACATGAGCATCTATGCTGAACCTTCCGGCGGCAACGGCAGCCACCTCGATATGCTGCACGAAAGCCCTTACAGCCAAGGGATCGCCTCGGAAACGCTGAACCGATTCTGGGTGGTGGACGGCAACCTCGGCGACATCGTCATGTATGATTTCGAGCAGCCTCATGAACCCGGGGGCTCGGACCATTCCGACGCGGTGATCCATCGTTTCAACGCCTTTACCATCACCAAGGACCCGAACAACAATGTGGTGAGCCACTGCGTGCTCGACCACAACACCAACTGGCTGTACGTCGTGGACTTCGGTGGGCACAGGGTGCTGCGCTTGGACATCCACTCCGGCACCGTCGGTGCCCCTCCCACCTTTGGACCGCACGAACCCTTTGCGGAGTACGAGACCATCACCGGGGCTACCTGGGAGCCGGTGATCACCACGGGCCTTGTGCAGCCGGCCGGAATCGAAGTGATCGATGACCGCTTGCTCGTCTCCGACAATGCCACTGGTGACATCCTGATATACGACCTCAACTCTACGCCACCGTTCACGCAGGTGGGCACCATCGCCACGGGAACGCCCGGCATCATGGGCATCAAGGTGGGGCCCGACGGCCGGTTGTGGTATGTGAACACGCCGAACAACGAGGTGGTGCGGATCGATCCGGCCGAGAACGTCGGCATCGCGGAGAACACGCTGCCAACACTTAGCGCCCATCCGAACCCCACGACCGGAATGGTATATCTCGCCGGCCTCTCCGCAGTGGACCGCACCGCGACCTTGGACGTGCTGGACATAACAGGTAGCAGCGTGCTCTCCCTGCCGGTCTCCACTGCCTCCAATGGGATCGACCTCAACGGGCTGGCCAACGGTGTTTACGGGGTTCGCATCCGCGAATACTCCCGCAGCATGGTCCGGATCGTTGTGGAACATTGA
- a CDS encoding cytochrome-c peroxidase: protein MKHPRTYVLAALCTSLVGLYSCQRDPDMAQPSSAWNGPTPFQLAFPAWAADPLHELIFPADNPLTVEGIALGRKLFYEKALSDDYSMSCATCHQQEFAFTDPRVVSLGTDGTPGRRNSMAIMNPAWDHLFFWDSRAPTLEMQAFGPVANMVEMRNTWPEVENRLAAHPDYPLLFERAFGSPGVDSTRVVKAIAQFERTFLSFNSRFDRYEHGGDISALTAQEIAGRELFFGEAHCNDCHAAPFFSDNSILSIGMDGGSVIDHGLEEVTGLHSDGGKFKTTTLRNIEVTAPYMHDGRFATLEEVVDFYADSVNVNAPNISQHMLPWIAGAIDLDADERAALVAFMRSLTDPEFLNNPALSDPH, encoded by the coding sequence ATGAAGCACCCACGCACCTATGTCTTGGCAGCCCTTTGTACGAGCTTGGTGGGGCTGTATTCCTGCCAGCGGGACCCCGATATGGCCCAGCCCTCCAGTGCTTGGAACGGCCCAACGCCCTTCCAACTGGCGTTCCCAGCATGGGCGGCCGACCCGTTACACGAATTGATCTTCCCGGCGGACAACCCGTTGACCGTGGAAGGGATCGCCTTGGGCCGGAAGTTGTTTTACGAGAAAGCGCTGTCCGACGACTACTCCATGTCCTGTGCGACGTGCCATCAACAGGAATTTGCCTTCACAGACCCGCGCGTTGTTTCGCTCGGCACGGACGGTACCCCGGGCAGGCGGAATTCCATGGCCATCATGAACCCGGCCTGGGACCATCTGTTCTTTTGGGACAGCCGCGCTCCGACGCTTGAGATGCAGGCCTTTGGTCCCGTGGCGAACATGGTGGAGATGCGCAATACCTGGCCTGAGGTGGAAAATCGTTTGGCCGCGCATCCCGATTATCCGCTGCTTTTCGAACGGGCCTTCGGATCCCCGGGCGTGGACAGCACGCGTGTGGTGAAGGCCATCGCACAGTTCGAGCGCACGTTCCTCTCTTTCAATTCGCGATTCGATCGATACGAGCATGGCGGGGATATCTCGGCGCTCACGGCGCAGGAAATAGCCGGGAGGGAGCTCTTCTTCGGTGAGGCCCATTGCAACGATTGCCATGCCGCCCCGTTTTTCTCTGACAATTCGATCCTCAGTATCGGCATGGATGGTGGCAGTGTGATCGACCATGGACTGGAGGAAGTGACAGGTCTTCATTCGGACGGGGGCAAGTTCAAGACCACCACGCTGCGTAACATCGAGGTGACGGCGCCCTACATGCACGACGGGCGCTTTGCAACGCTGGAGGAAGTGGTCGACTTCTATGCGGATTCAGTGAATGTCAACGCACCGAACATCTCGCAGCACATGCTGCCTTGGATCGCCGGTGCGATCGATCTCGACGCGGATGAACGCGCTGCACTGGTGGCTTTCATGCGCTCGCTCACGGACCCGGAATTCCTGAACAACCCGGCCTTGTCGGACCCGCACTGA
- a CDS encoding efflux RND transporter periplasmic adaptor subunit has translation MMRYLQLLLFTALLLAGCRSSTPEKATDPDTYYTCSMDPQVIEHQPGLCPICHMELTPVKKSMADMEGQVRLSKEQIKLGNIITDTVRAGSVVQRAAFSGALGLDQDKVTVVAARVGGRIERLYHKSIGEHVRQGEPLFDIYSEKMNLSKREYRTATQAAVGNSTDTLVLHAAAERLKLWGLSNAQIASLGTAASIPVNTTILSPSSGIITALDVLEGGQVMDGGAVVEIVDLSSLWVEADVLWNGPVNSDGHSEAEVTLPDRSGYSFRGPIELVRPEVAMGSRLTRIRLRVPNPKGDLMPGLPATVHLLGKTVDGLSLPTDAVIRDGKGATVWVLTLPGTYMNRMVMTGVEAGGRIAITDGLHAGEVVVVTGAYLINSEYIFKHGADPMAGMAM, from the coding sequence ATGATGCGATACCTGCAGCTCCTCCTCTTCACGGCCCTGCTCTTGGCGGGTTGCCGTTCTTCCACTCCTGAAAAGGCGACGGATCCGGACACCTACTACACCTGTTCGATGGATCCCCAAGTGATCGAACATCAGCCGGGCTTGTGCCCTATCTGCCACATGGAGCTGACCCCGGTTAAGAAGAGCATGGCCGACATGGAAGGACAGGTCCGGCTCAGCAAAGAACAGATCAAGTTGGGCAATATCATCACGGACACCGTTCGCGCGGGCAGCGTGGTGCAGCGTGCGGCGTTCAGTGGCGCGCTCGGCCTGGATCAGGATAAAGTGACGGTTGTCGCGGCCCGTGTCGGAGGCCGCATTGAACGGCTGTACCACAAGAGCATCGGTGAGCATGTGCGGCAAGGGGAGCCGCTGTTCGACATCTACAGCGAGAAGATGAACCTCTCCAAGCGGGAATATCGGACAGCGACGCAAGCGGCTGTTGGCAACAGTACGGATACGCTGGTGCTGCACGCAGCGGCGGAACGGCTGAAGCTCTGGGGCCTGTCGAACGCGCAGATCGCATCGTTGGGCACTGCTGCATCCATCCCGGTGAACACCACCATCCTTTCCCCGTCAAGCGGGATCATCACCGCCCTTGATGTGTTGGAAGGCGGGCAGGTGATGGACGGCGGCGCAGTGGTGGAGATAGTGGACCTCAGTAGCCTCTGGGTGGAAGCGGATGTGCTGTGGAACGGCCCGGTAAACAGCGATGGACATTCCGAGGCGGAGGTCACCTTGCCAGACCGGTCGGGCTACTCTTTCCGAGGGCCGATCGAACTGGTGCGACCGGAAGTGGCCATGGGCTCGCGCCTTACCCGCATCCGCCTGCGTGTACCCAACCCAAAGGGTGATCTAATGCCCGGACTTCCCGCAACGGTCCACTTGCTCGGCAAGACTGTTGACGGCCTCTCCCTGCCCACCGATGCCGTGATCCGCGACGGGAAGGGCGCGACCGTATGGGTGCTTACCTTGCCGGGTACCTACATGAACCGCATGGTGATGACGGGTGTCGAGGCAGGCGGCCGTATCGCCATCACGGACGGGTTGCATGCCGGCGAGGTGGTCGTGGTCACAGGTGCCTACCTCATCAACAGCGAATACATCTTCAAGCACGGCGCGGACCCGATGGCGGGAATGGCGATGTGA
- a CDS encoding efflux RND transporter periplasmic adaptor subunit, translating into MSVRILPLLMLSALLFAACEERNTGGQRHAPVPPDSVLAPLLRSTDEYALSQLPTVELRHGTETISLNLEGLLAWDTRAVGSITARVSGRIQKLHVRSMFARVTKGQAIAEIYSPELATAQENLLFILKQDPGNSSLIAAARSKLLLLGMTEGQLKRITDQGTIDPTVTIVSAYSGRAIDPGMEIPGPTTSTSGLQPTAALALKEGDYVAKGATLMSIADDRKIWALIKIPPAQSDVLASGDSITIVTPAGSGHSVRARIGSIEPFFREGEWNLTARVPLDNSTLGLPVGMPVHAIAKRKVKDADWLPRPAVVSLGTEQVVFVAADAGFTARSVQVGVRSDSLVQVLGGIKPAERVAANGQFLMDSESFIQTTP; encoded by the coding sequence ATGAGCGTCCGGATCCTGCCTCTGTTGATGCTTTCCGCTCTGCTGTTCGCCGCCTGCGAGGAGCGGAACACTGGCGGGCAGCGCCATGCTCCGGTCCCGCCGGACAGCGTGCTCGCGCCGCTGCTCCGCTCCACGGACGAATACGCATTGAGCCAGCTGCCCACCGTGGAACTGCGGCATGGCACGGAAACCATTTCGCTGAACCTCGAAGGGCTCTTGGCGTGGGACACCCGGGCCGTGGGCTCCATCACCGCACGCGTCAGCGGCCGCATCCAGAAGCTGCACGTCCGGTCCATGTTCGCAAGGGTGACCAAGGGACAGGCCATTGCGGAGATCTACAGTCCCGAGCTGGCCACGGCCCAAGAAAACCTCTTGTTCATCCTGAAGCAGGACCCGGGCAATTCCTCCCTGATCGCGGCGGCACGGAGCAAATTGCTTCTGCTCGGAATGACCGAGGGACAATTGAAGCGGATCACGGACCAGGGCACCATCGACCCCACGGTCACCATCGTCAGTGCGTACTCGGGCCGCGCGATCGATCCCGGCATGGAAATTCCCGGTCCCACAACTTCAACCTCCGGCCTTCAGCCTACGGCGGCGTTGGCATTGAAGGAAGGCGACTACGTGGCGAAAGGTGCAACGCTGATGAGCATCGCAGATGATCGGAAGATCTGGGCCTTGATCAAGATCCCGCCGGCGCAAAGCGATGTGCTCGCTTCCGGCGACAGCATCACGATCGTTACGCCCGCAGGTAGCGGACACAGCGTTAGGGCGCGCATCGGGTCCATCGAGCCGTTCTTCCGCGAAGGGGAATGGAACCTCACAGCGCGCGTGCCGCTGGACAACTCCACACTGGGCCTTCCTGTGGGCATGCCCGTTCATGCCATCGCAAAGCGCAAGGTGAAGGATGCGGATTGGTTGCCGCGACCGGCGGTAGTTTCCCTCGGTACGGAGCAGGTCGTCTTCGTCGCTGCCGACGCGGGCTTTACCGCACGAAGCGTCCAGGTCGGCGTGCGTTCAGACAGCCTCGTGCAAGTCCTCGGCGGCATCAAACCGGCCGAACGCGTGGCCGCCAACGGCCAGTTCCTCATGGACAGCGAAAGCTTCATCCAGACCACACCATGA